The following are encoded in a window of Streptococcus pasteurianus genomic DNA:
- the sufU gene encoding Fe-S cluster assembly sulfur transfer protein SufU, with the protein MALSRLDSLYMAVVSDHSKSPHHHGKLEDVDQVNLNNPTCGDVISLSVKFDGDRISDIAFAGDGCTISTASSSMMTDAVIGKTKEEALELAEIFSKMVQGEKDDAQKRLGEASFLAGVSKFPQRIKCSTLAWNALKKAIENDSKD; encoded by the coding sequence ATGGCACTTTCTAGATTAGATAGTCTTTATATGGCGGTAGTTTCTGACCACTCCAAAAGTCCACATCACCATGGAAAATTAGAAGATGTTGACCAAGTCAATCTTAACAATCCAACTTGTGGTGATGTGATTTCTTTATCAGTGAAGTTTGACGGTGATCGTATTTCGGATATCGCCTTTGCAGGTGATGGTTGTACCATTTCGACAGCTTCATCAAGCATGATGACAGATGCCGTTATCGGTAAAACAAAAGAAGAAGCGCTTGAACTGGCTGAGATTTTTTCAAAAATGGTTCAAGGTGAAAAAGATGATGCTCAAAAAAGACTAGGCGAAGCTAGTTTTTTGGCAGGGGTTTCAAAATTTCCGCAGCGAATCAAGTGTTCAACACTTGCTTGGAATGCTCTGAAAAAAGCTATTGAAAACGATAGTAAGGATTAG
- the sufB gene encoding Fe-S cluster assembly protein SufB, producing MPEKNEKITPKPIDIGDYQFGFHDDVTPIFSTGKGISEAVVREMSAEKGEPEWMLEFRLKSLEIFNKMPMQDWGPDLSDINFDEINYYQKASDRPARSWDDVPDKIKETFERIGIPEAERAYLAGASAQYESEVVYHNMKDEYDKLGIIFTDTDSALKEYPDLFKKYFAKLVPPTDNKLAALNSAFWSGGTFIYVPKGVKVDIPLQTYFRINNEATGQFERTLIIVDEGASVHYVEGCTAPNYSSASLHAAIVEIFALEGSYMRYSTIQNWSDNVYNLVTKRATAKKNATVEWIDGNLGAKTTMKYPSVYLDGEGARGTMLSIAFANKGQHQDTGAKMIHNAPHTSSSIVSKSIAKGGGKVDYRGQVTFNKESKKSVSHIECDTIIMDDISRSDTIPFNEIHNSQVALEHEAKVSKISEEQLYYLMSRGLSEQEATEMIVMGFVEPFTKELPMEYAVELNRLISYEMEGSVG from the coding sequence ATGCCTGAAAAAAATGAAAAAATAACTCCAAAGCCAATTGATATCGGTGATTATCAATTTGGCTTTCATGACGATGTAACACCTATTTTTTCCACAGGAAAAGGAATCAGCGAAGCTGTTGTTCGTGAAATGTCAGCAGAAAAAGGCGAACCAGAATGGATGCTTGAGTTCCGCTTGAAATCATTGGAAATTTTTAATAAAATGCCAATGCAAGATTGGGGACCTGATTTGTCAGATATTAATTTTGATGAGATTAATTATTATCAAAAAGCTTCTGACAGACCAGCGCGTTCATGGGATGATGTTCCAGATAAAATTAAAGAAACGTTTGAACGTATCGGAATTCCTGAAGCTGAACGTGCCTACCTCGCAGGAGCGTCAGCTCAGTACGAATCAGAAGTCGTTTATCATAACATGAAAGATGAGTACGATAAGTTAGGAATCATTTTCACAGATACGGATTCTGCTTTGAAAGAGTATCCTGACCTCTTTAAAAAATATTTTGCTAAGCTAGTTCCGCCAACGGATAACAAATTAGCAGCTTTGAATTCAGCGTTTTGGTCAGGTGGAACATTCATCTACGTGCCAAAAGGGGTTAAGGTCGATATCCCTTTGCAAACTTATTTCCGTATTAACAATGAAGCAACAGGGCAATTCGAACGAACATTGATTATCGTTGATGAGGGGGCAAGCGTTCATTATGTCGAAGGATGTACCGCACCAAATTATTCATCAGCAAGTTTGCATGCCGCTATCGTTGAAATTTTTGCACTTGAAGGCAGTTATATGCGTTATTCAACGATTCAAAACTGGTCGGACAACGTGTATAACTTGGTAACAAAACGTGCCACAGCCAAGAAAAATGCAACTGTTGAATGGATTGACGGTAACCTTGGTGCGAAAACAACCATGAAATACCCATCTGTTTACCTTGACGGCGAAGGTGCGCGTGGCACAATGTTGTCAATTGCTTTTGCTAATAAAGGGCAACACCAAGACACAGGTGCAAAAATGATTCACAATGCACCACACACCTCATCTTCGATTGTTTCAAAGTCCATTGCCAAAGGTGGTGGAAAAGTTGACTATCGTGGTCAAGTGACTTTCAATAAGGAATCTAAAAAATCAGTTAGTCATATTGAATGTGATACCATTATCATGGATGATATTTCGCGTTCAGATACCATCCCTTTCAACGAAATTCATAATTCACAAGTTGCACTTGAGCATGAAGCTAAAGTTTCAAAAATCTCAGAAGAACAACTTTATTATCTTATGAGCCGAGGTCTTTCAGAACAAGAAGCAACAGAGATGATTGTTATGGGATTTGTTGAACCGTTCACAAAAGAATTACCAATGGAATACGCCGTTGAACTTAATCGATTGATTAGTTATGAAATGGAAGGTTCTGTTGGGTAA
- the pbp3 gene encoding D-alanyl-D-alanine carboxypeptidase PBP3 codes for MKKIFAFFAIFLTFLAVGSKVSADDDFDVSAEHAIAVEATTGKVLYEKDATTPDGIASMTKILTVYLVYKAIDEGKISWDTKVSISDYAYNLTANSDASNVPMEAREYTVEQLVNAAMVASANSAAIALAEQIGGTESKFVDMMKAQLEAWSITDATIVNASGLNNSYLGDNIYPGSSSTDENMMSARDVAIIAQHLITEYPDILKITSQTTADFDGTTMNTYNYMLEGMPYERSGVDGLKTGTTELAGASFVATSTENGMRIISVVMNADGWEDDEYARFEATNDLLDYVKSNYEMVTLVKAGKSYQSSKATVNDGKAKSVAAVASEDLKVVHRINTDVSADFSTNADGYDAPITKGQKVGTITYNDTQIVGTGYLDSEPSVTAVAKTDIDRSIFFKVWWNHFVTFVNEKL; via the coding sequence ATGAAGAAGATTTTTGCGTTTTTTGCAATTTTTCTGACTTTTCTTGCAGTAGGAAGCAAAGTTAGCGCAGATGATGATTTTGATGTATCTGCCGAACACGCTATTGCTGTTGAAGCTACCACAGGAAAAGTATTGTATGAAAAAGATGCAACCACACCTGACGGAATTGCATCTATGACCAAGATTTTAACTGTTTACTTAGTTTATAAGGCTATTGATGAAGGAAAAATTTCTTGGGATACCAAAGTTTCTATTTCAGATTATGCTTATAATTTGACAGCGAATTCTGATGCTAGTAATGTTCCTATGGAAGCACGCGAATATACGGTTGAACAACTTGTAAATGCAGCAATGGTCGCTAGTGCAAACAGCGCAGCTATTGCCCTTGCAGAACAAATCGGCGGTACTGAAAGTAAATTTGTCGATATGATGAAAGCACAATTGGAAGCATGGAGCATCACAGATGCCACAATTGTCAATGCCTCTGGTCTTAATAATAGTTATCTTGGTGATAATATCTACCCAGGTTCAAGTTCAACTGATGAAAATATGATGAGCGCTCGAGATGTTGCTATTATTGCTCAGCACTTAATCACTGAGTATCCCGATATTTTAAAAATCACAAGTCAAACAACTGCTGACTTTGATGGCACTACGATGAATACCTACAACTATATGTTAGAAGGTATGCCATATGAACGCTCAGGGGTTGACGGTCTTAAAACAGGTACGACAGAATTAGCTGGCGCTTCTTTTGTGGCTACTTCAACTGAAAATGGTATGCGTATTATTTCTGTTGTTATGAATGCAGATGGTTGGGAAGATGATGAATACGCTCGTTTTGAAGCAACAAATGACTTGCTAGATTATGTCAAATCAAACTATGAAATGGTGACACTTGTCAAAGCAGGGAAATCTTACCAAAGTAGTAAAGCTACGGTTAATGACGGTAAAGCAAAATCAGTTGCTGCTGTTGCTTCTGAAGATTTAAAAGTTGTTCATCGTATTAATACTGATGTTTCTGCTGATTTTTCAACTAATGCAGACGGCTATGATGCTCCTATTACTAAAGGGCAAAAAGTTGGAACCATTACTTATAATGACACCCAAATTGTAGGAACTGGTTATCTTGATTCTGAACCAAGTGTAACTGCAGTTGCTAAGACAGATATTGATAGAAGTATTTTCTTCAAGGTATGGTGGAATCACTTCGTCACTTTTGTTAATGAAAAACTTTAA
- a CDS encoding peptide ABC transporter substrate-binding protein codes for MSLKRKAWKRIGLGAITLFSAASLAACGGSSSSSSSSSDEINWYTPTEISTLDISKVTDAYSSIAIGNSGSNLLRRDEDGDLQPDLAEKVEVSDDGLTYTATLRDNLKWSDGSDLTAEDFVYTWQRIVDPSTASEYAYLVSDAHVLNADEVIAGTKGVDELGVKADGNKVIFTLSSPSPQFMSLLSFANFMPQSKEFVEKTGDDYATTSEKALYSGPYTVEDWNGTSGTFTLVKNKYYWDADNVKTKKVNVQTVKKADTAVQMYKDGELDTASISGTDAIYNANKNRDDVVDVPEATTAYMVYNESGSTEALTNTKIRQALNLATDREGIVKAAIDTGSTVANALAPTGLETLPDGTDLSKYVAADYSYDEKEAAKLFKEGLAELGTDSVTLTITADSDSPVAKATVDYIKQTWEDALPGLTVEEKLVTFKQRLQDSKNQNFDIVMTLWTGDYPEGSTFYGLFTSTSSYNYGKISDATYDAAYQKALTTDALDPAAAAEDYKTAEAELYNNAHYNPLYFRSTKSLQNPSIKGLVRNSTGLQVDFTYAYKED; via the coding sequence ATGTCATTAAAACGTAAAGCATGGAAGCGCATTGGATTGGGGGCGATTACCCTATTTTCAGCAGCATCTTTAGCAGCCTGTGGAGGTAGTAGTTCATCGTCATCATCAAGTAGTGATGAAATTAATTGGTATACACCAACAGAAATTAGCACTTTGGATATTTCGAAAGTTACGGATGCTTATTCATCAATTGCTATCGGGAATTCAGGAAGTAACCTTCTTCGTCGTGATGAGGACGGAGACTTACAGCCAGATTTGGCTGAAAAAGTAGAGGTCTCTGATGATGGTTTGACTTATACAGCAACATTGCGTGATAATTTAAAATGGTCTGATGGTAGTGACTTAACAGCCGAAGATTTCGTTTATACATGGCAACGTATTGTTGATCCATCAACAGCTTCAGAGTATGCTTATCTTGTATCAGATGCACATGTCTTAAATGCTGATGAGGTTATTGCTGGAACAAAAGGTGTTGACGAGCTAGGAGTCAAAGCTGATGGAAATAAAGTCATCTTTACACTATCTAGCCCATCGCCACAGTTTATGAGCCTACTTTCGTTCGCTAACTTTATGCCACAAAGCAAAGAATTTGTTGAAAAAACTGGAGATGATTACGCAACAACTTCTGAAAAAGCGTTGTATTCTGGTCCATATACAGTTGAAGATTGGAATGGAACAAGTGGAACATTTACACTTGTGAAAAACAAATATTATTGGGATGCTGATAATGTTAAAACGAAGAAAGTAAACGTTCAAACTGTTAAGAAAGCTGACACAGCCGTACAAATGTATAAAGACGGTGAGCTTGATACAGCTAGCATTTCAGGAACAGATGCAATCTACAACGCTAATAAAAACCGTGATGATGTTGTAGATGTTCCTGAAGCAACAACAGCTTACATGGTTTACAATGAATCAGGTTCAACAGAAGCCTTGACAAATACAAAAATTCGTCAAGCGCTTAATTTAGCAACTGACCGTGAAGGTATTGTCAAAGCAGCTATTGATACAGGTTCTACAGTGGCTAATGCACTAGCTCCTACGGGGTTAGAAACGTTACCAGATGGAACTGATTTGTCTAAATATGTGGCCGCTGATTATAGTTATGATGAAAAAGAAGCTGCTAAGCTTTTTAAAGAAGGTTTAGCTGAACTTGGAACTGACTCAGTTACTTTAACGATTACAGCAGATTCTGATTCGCCAGTTGCTAAAGCGACAGTAGACTATATCAAGCAAACTTGGGAAGATGCTCTACCTGGTTTAACAGTTGAAGAAAAACTTGTGACTTTCAAACAACGTCTACAAGATTCAAAAAATCAAAACTTTGATATTGTAATGACACTTTGGACTGGTGATTACCCAGAAGGATCTACTTTCTACGGATTATTTACTTCAACTTCTTCATATAACTATGGTAAAATTTCTGATGCTACTTATGACGCTGCCTATCAAAAAGCTCTTACAACAGATGCTTTAGATCCAGCAGCAGCAGCTGAAGATTATAAGACAGCGGAAGCAGAGCTTTATAACAATGCTCACTATAACCCACTTTACTTCCGCAGTACAAAATCACTTCAAAACCCATCAATCAAGGGACTTGTTCGTAATTCTACTGGATTACAAGTTGACTTTACATACGCTTATAAAGAGGATTAA
- a CDS encoding ABC transporter permease, with translation MVKYILKRVAILLITLWVVVTLSFFLMQVMPGTPYNNPKLTDEMIALMNKQYGLDKPVWQQYLTYLWNVLHGDFGTSYQSINQPVSRLISQRLGVSIQLGVQALVIGFIAGILVGAASARNKNNWIDGVLSVISTLGISVPSFIIGLFLLVLLGFKWSLFPLAGWGTFAQTVMPSLALAIPVFAQVTRFFRGQMIETLSSDYIQLATAKGLTKRQVTRKHAYRNSMIPVLTLVGPMAANLLTGSALIEQIFSIPGIGQQFVTSIPAKDYPVIMGTTIVYAMMLMVAILVTDIATSIVDPRVRLQ, from the coding sequence ATGGTAAAATACATTCTTAAACGTGTTGCGATTCTGCTTATAACACTCTGGGTCGTGGTCACCCTATCGTTTTTCCTCATGCAAGTTATGCCTGGGACACCTTACAATAATCCCAAACTGACTGATGAGATGATTGCTCTAATGAACAAACAATATGGTTTGGATAAGCCAGTATGGCAACAATACCTTACTTATCTTTGGAATGTTCTTCACGGTGACTTTGGTACAAGTTACCAATCAATTAACCAACCGGTATCACGTTTGATTTCACAACGTTTGGGCGTTTCTATCCAACTTGGTGTTCAAGCGCTTGTTATTGGGTTTATTGCTGGTATTTTGGTTGGTGCTGCTTCAGCACGTAACAAAAATAACTGGATTGACGGCGTCCTTAGTGTTATCTCAACATTAGGTATTTCTGTGCCTTCATTCATTATCGGTCTTTTCCTTTTGGTACTTCTTGGTTTCAAATGGAGCCTATTCCCACTTGCTGGTTGGGGAACATTTGCACAGACTGTCATGCCATCACTTGCCTTGGCAATTCCAGTATTTGCTCAAGTAACACGTTTCTTCAGGGGACAAATGATTGAAACATTGAGTTCAGATTATATCCAATTAGCAACTGCTAAAGGGTTGACTAAACGTCAAGTAACTCGTAAGCACGCTTACCGTAACTCAATGATTCCAGTCTTAACTTTGGTTGGACCTATGGCAGCAAACCTTTTGACAGGTTCAGCATTGATTGAACAAATTTTCTCAATTCCAGGAATTGGTCAACAATTTGTCACATCTATTCCAGCTAAAGACTACCCAGTAATCATGGGGACAACTATTGTATATGCAATGATGTTGATGGTTGCCATTTTGGTAACAGATATTGCAACAAGTATTGTTGACCCTCGTGTACGCTTGCAGTAA